In Saccharothrix syringae, the following are encoded in one genomic region:
- a CDS encoding type I polyketide synthase has protein sequence MADEDKLRDYLKRAIADARDARRRLKEVEDKEQEPIAIVGMACRYPGGVRTPEDLWRLVAEGRDAVTGFPANRGWPADLHDPDPDKVGKSTTGHGGFLHDADLFDAEFFGLSPREALAVDPQQRLLLETTWEAVERAGVDPETLRGSRTGVFVGVMYNDYGSRPNLPAEGVEGYLFSGSAGSIASGRLAYAFGFEGPTLTVDTACSSSLVALHLAANALRRGECELAVTGGATVMSTPTAFVEFSRLRGLAADGRCKSFSDDADGTGWAEGVGVLLLERLSDARRNGHPVLALVRGTAVNSDGASNGLTAPNGPAQERVIRQALASARLSTSDVDLVEAHGTGTTLGDPIEARAVLATYGQDRDRPVWLGSLKSNIGHSQAAAGVGGIIKVVQAMRHGVAPRTLHAERPSRHVDWTSGAVELLTEAREWPRADRPRRAAVSSFGFGGTNAHVVVEEAEPEEVPAGTATGPVPVVLSGKSPEAVAELARSLEGVELTPDVAYTLATRTPMPYRSGSVDPADLPPAVPARPGKVAFAFTGQGSQRVGMGLELARAQPVFAKALDEVLAHFDVPVREAISSGEGLDGTGLAQPALFAVEVALFRLLESWGVRPDFLVGHSIGELAAAHVAGVLSLADAAKLVQARGRLMQALPEGGAMVAVRAAEDELDLPEGVAVAAVNGPRSIVLSGVEEAVLRAAEGLRGKRLAVSHAFHSPLMEPMLDEFRAVARTLAFHAPQVPVASTVSPDADWTDPEYWVEQVRATVRFHDAMTALVERGVRTVVELGPDAVLSGLTAAAFDDVTPVPLLRADRPEPVAAAAALAALHTCGVDPDWAAVFPGARKVPVPTYAFQRKRYWLRPAPGGDVSAAGLRAAGHPLLGAAVDLPDGSTVLTGTLSLSAHPWLADHRVNGAVVVPGTALAEVAGRALAELTITAPLVVPEDGAVTVRVVRAEDAVEIYSRRDDEEWTRHATGAPAADPGPTEDLLAWPPEGAEEVDFSYDGVERHGYGYGPRFRGLRRVWRRGEELFAEVALSEEPEVTGFAVHPALFDAALHPLLPGVVDHDRPAALPFSWHGVRFHGTAGTALRVRITPTGPESVALLLADSAGTPVVSVDELVLRPASASGTGDRLLFTPAWRTADAAVDAVVAVEAGEGTVPERTHRAVHHVLGVLRDWLARDGGRLGIEVGDDLAHAAVHGLVRSAAAEHPDRFAVVRGGQVVEQRLVPAPRPQGQAPNWDTVLVTGAGGALGSALARHLVDRHGARKLVLVSRSGRAPEVPGDVEVVTAACDVADRDALAALLAEHPVTAVVHTAGVLRDGTLGSLTPEQVDAVLRPKVDAAWNLHELVGDVDAFVLYSSIAGVLGTAGQANYAAGNTFLDALAEHRRALGLKATSLAWGLWETGSAMSDGLSEVDRKRIGRLGLKPLGTQEALAAFDAALAGDEPVLAVTGLDRAALREDPHPALRELAPRKARARQAGDRFAALSEGDRLRALTELVRTQVAAVLGHADPAGVEADRAFTALGFDSLTAVELRNRLAAATGQKLPTTLVFDHPTPAALARFLAGSVAPEKVERKAVTPVDEPIAIVGMACRYPGGVRTPEDLWQLVVEGRDAVSGFPTNRGWDLDALYDPDPERAGTSYTREGGFLHDADLFDPEFFGMSPREALATDPQQRLLLETAWEAIERAGIDPSGLRGSRTGVFAGLMYHDYGSGGALPPELEGYLAGGTAGSVASGRLAYALGLEGPAITVDTACSSSLVALHLAAQALRNGECDLALAGGATIMSTPTPFVEFSRQRGLSPDGRCKPFAAAADGTGWAEGVGLLLVERLSDAVRHGHPVLAVVRGTAVNQDGASNGLTAPSGPAQQRVIRAALDAAGLGPADVDVVEAHGTGTTLGDPIEAEALHAVYGVERPRPLALGSLKSNIGHTQAAAGVGGIIKVVQAMRHGVMPRTLHVDRPSPHVEWSGAIELLTEAREWPADRPRRAAVSSFGISGTNAHVVLEQAPEAAAEPAAVQGPVPVVVSARTPAALAEQVERLAGADVPLADLAHTLGTGRALLEHRAVVAATDPADLRAARVLPKATDGRVAFVFTGQGSQRVRMGLELAERFPVFAEALDEVCALLPAHVREAVASGEGLDETGTAQPALFAVEVALVRLLESWGVRPDFLAGHSIGEIAAAHAAGVLSLADAAKLVEARGRLMQALPRGGAMVAVQAAEDEVVLPGGVAVAAVNGPRSIVLSGVEDAVLRAAEGLRAKRLAVSHAFHSPLMEPMLEEFREVVRGLEFHEPTTPVVSSVSADGDWTDPEYWVRHVRETVRFADAARRLVEAGVTTFVEVGPDAVLSGLLGAVLPEGSAALPALRRDRPEAATAVELFATLHARGVAVDWSAFPGRRAVLPTYPFQRERYWLTTRARAGAGHPVLDPAVPVAGTGEVLFTGRTDRRLTAAGLAGLAWHAGREVGHPVLDLDVDSLPEDAEVRVQVKVGAPEDGRRPVTVHSWRDGWVEHARGTLAAGPAVDARVDLDLVARDDLDPVLWRGLRATAPGTAVRFDGEAFRDEAGAEVARVDEVSFRALGTALYEVRWQPVELPAADGPEPEVLRVEAGPDPVTTAHTATRRVLAELRRRAAGTGRLVVLTPDPADPGIAAVWGLVRAAQAEAPDRIVLVGGEPARLAPVVASGEPQVLLRDGGAFAPRLVRAEPRRVEPADLVVHRVEPPAAAVLGALTDEALDEVLREVVDAAWKLHEAEPERTLAFASTVDGLGVTGQAHYAAGAAFLEALARLRREAGQPGAFVVLPAEADDDALGAAVRAGLPAVVAAPVSALPASPLLRDLVRPAPAATLAERLAGVAEGDRHRVAAEVVREQVAAVLGHGDPRRVDLERPFGDLGFDSLTSVDLRNRLAAATGVRLEATLVFDHPTPAALTEVLLARVAPAERPVPPALAELDRLEAVLAGIGHDDDHRDEITVRLRTILSRWNSAADSPAGDRARPDFASATTSELFDFIDNQLGRVAR, from the coding sequence GTGGCTGACGAAGACAAGCTCCGCGACTACCTCAAGCGGGCCATCGCCGACGCGCGGGACGCACGCCGCAGGCTCAAGGAGGTCGAGGACAAGGAGCAGGAACCGATCGCGATCGTGGGCATGGCCTGCCGCTACCCCGGCGGCGTGCGCACCCCCGAGGACCTGTGGCGGCTGGTGGCCGAGGGCCGCGACGCGGTCACCGGCTTCCCCGCCAACCGCGGCTGGCCCGCCGACCTGCACGACCCCGACCCGGACAAGGTGGGCAAGTCCACCACCGGGCACGGCGGGTTCCTGCACGACGCCGACCTGTTCGACGCCGAGTTCTTCGGCCTGTCGCCGCGCGAGGCGCTGGCCGTCGACCCCCAGCAGCGGCTGCTGCTGGAGACCACCTGGGAGGCCGTGGAACGCGCCGGCGTCGACCCCGAGACGCTGCGCGGCAGCCGGACCGGCGTGTTCGTCGGCGTGATGTACAACGACTACGGCTCGCGACCCAACCTGCCCGCCGAGGGCGTGGAGGGCTACCTGTTCAGCGGCAGCGCGGGCAGCATCGCGTCCGGCCGGCTGGCCTACGCCTTCGGGTTCGAGGGCCCGACGCTGACCGTGGACACCGCGTGCTCCTCGTCGCTGGTCGCCCTGCACCTGGCCGCGAACGCGCTGCGCCGCGGCGAGTGCGAGCTGGCCGTGACCGGCGGCGCGACGGTGATGTCCACGCCCACGGCGTTCGTCGAGTTCTCCCGGCTGCGCGGGCTGGCCGCCGACGGCCGCTGCAAGTCCTTCTCCGACGACGCCGACGGCACCGGCTGGGCCGAGGGCGTGGGCGTGCTGCTGCTGGAGCGGCTGTCCGACGCCCGCCGCAACGGCCACCCCGTGCTGGCCCTGGTGCGCGGCACCGCGGTCAACTCCGACGGCGCCTCCAACGGCCTGACCGCGCCCAACGGCCCGGCCCAGGAGCGGGTGATCCGCCAGGCCCTGGCCTCCGCGCGGCTGTCCACCTCCGACGTCGACCTGGTCGAGGCGCACGGCACCGGCACCACCCTGGGCGACCCGATCGAGGCCCGCGCCGTGCTGGCCACCTACGGCCAGGACCGCGACCGGCCGGTGTGGCTGGGCTCGCTGAAGTCCAACATCGGCCACTCGCAGGCCGCGGCCGGCGTCGGCGGCATCATCAAGGTGGTGCAGGCCATGCGGCACGGCGTCGCGCCGCGCACCCTGCACGCCGAGCGGCCCTCCCGCCACGTCGACTGGACCTCCGGCGCGGTGGAGCTGCTGACCGAGGCCCGCGAGTGGCCGCGCGCCGACCGGCCGCGGCGGGCCGCGGTGTCCTCGTTCGGCTTCGGCGGCACCAACGCCCACGTCGTGGTGGAGGAGGCCGAGCCCGAGGAGGTCCCCGCCGGCACCGCGACCGGCCCGGTGCCGGTCGTGCTGTCGGGGAAGTCCCCGGAGGCCGTGGCCGAGCTGGCCCGCTCGCTGGAGGGCGTCGAACTCACCCCGGACGTGGCCTACACCCTGGCCACCCGCACGCCCATGCCCTACCGCTCCGGGTCGGTCGACCCGGCCGACCTCCCGCCCGCCGTGCCCGCCAGGCCGGGCAAGGTCGCGTTCGCCTTCACCGGCCAGGGCTCGCAGCGCGTCGGCATGGGCCTGGAGCTGGCCCGCGCGCAGCCGGTGTTCGCGAAGGCCCTCGACGAGGTGCTGGCGCACTTCGACGTCCCGGTGCGCGAGGCGATCTCCTCCGGCGAGGGCCTGGACGGCACGGGCCTGGCGCAGCCGGCGCTGTTCGCGGTGGAGGTGGCGCTGTTCCGGCTGCTGGAGTCCTGGGGCGTGCGCCCGGACTTCCTGGTCGGCCACTCCATCGGCGAACTGGCCGCCGCGCACGTCGCCGGCGTGCTGTCCCTGGCCGACGCCGCGAAGCTGGTGCAGGCGCGCGGCCGGCTGATGCAGGCACTGCCCGAGGGCGGCGCGATGGTGGCCGTGCGCGCCGCCGAGGACGAGCTGGACCTGCCCGAGGGCGTGGCGGTCGCGGCGGTCAACGGGCCGCGGTCGATCGTGCTCTCCGGTGTCGAGGAGGCCGTGCTCCGGGCGGCCGAGGGCCTGCGGGGCAAGCGGCTGGCCGTGAGCCACGCGTTCCACTCGCCGCTGATGGAGCCCATGCTCGACGAGTTCCGGGCCGTCGCGCGCACGCTGGCGTTCCACGCGCCGCAGGTCCCGGTGGCGTCCACGGTGTCGCCCGACGCCGACTGGACCGACCCGGAGTACTGGGTCGAGCAGGTCCGCGCGACCGTGCGCTTCCACGACGCGATGACCGCCCTGGTCGAGCGGGGCGTGCGCACCGTGGTCGAACTCGGCCCCGACGCCGTGCTGTCCGGGCTCACCGCGGCGGCGTTCGACGACGTCACCCCGGTGCCGCTGCTGCGCGCCGACCGCCCGGAGCCGGTGGCCGCGGCCGCCGCGCTGGCCGCGCTGCACACTTGCGGCGTTGACCCGGACTGGGCCGCGGTGTTCCCCGGCGCCCGCAAGGTGCCCGTGCCCACCTACGCCTTCCAGCGCAAGCGCTACTGGCTGCGCCCGGCACCCGGCGGCGACGTCTCGGCGGCCGGCCTGCGCGCGGCCGGGCACCCGCTGCTGGGCGCCGCGGTGGACCTGCCCGACGGCTCGACCGTGCTCACCGGCACCCTCTCGCTGTCCGCGCACCCGTGGCTGGCCGACCACCGCGTGAACGGCGCGGTCGTGGTGCCCGGCACGGCGCTGGCCGAGGTGGCGGGCCGCGCCCTGGCCGAGCTGACCATCACCGCGCCGCTGGTGGTGCCCGAGGACGGCGCGGTCACCGTGCGGGTGGTGCGCGCCGAGGACGCGGTGGAGATCTACTCGCGGCGCGACGACGAGGAGTGGACCCGGCACGCCACCGGCGCGCCCGCCGCCGACCCCGGACCCACCGAGGACCTGCTGGCGTGGCCGCCGGAGGGTGCCGAGGAGGTCGACTTCTCCTACGACGGCGTGGAGCGCCACGGCTACGGCTACGGGCCCCGGTTCCGCGGCCTGCGTCGGGTGTGGCGCCGCGGCGAGGAGCTGTTCGCCGAGGTCGCGCTCTCGGAGGAGCCGGAGGTGACCGGTTTCGCGGTGCACCCGGCGCTGTTCGACGCCGCGCTGCACCCGCTGCTGCCCGGCGTGGTCGACCACGACCGGCCCGCCGCGCTGCCCTTCTCCTGGCACGGCGTCCGCTTCCACGGCACCGCCGGCACCGCGCTGCGCGTCCGGATCACCCCCACCGGCCCGGAGTCGGTGGCGCTGCTGCTGGCCGACAGCGCCGGCACGCCCGTGGTGTCGGTGGACGAACTGGTGCTGCGGCCCGCGAGCGCGTCGGGAACCGGCGACCGGCTGCTGTTCACCCCCGCCTGGCGCACCGCCGACGCCGCCGTGGACGCCGTGGTGGCGGTGGAGGCGGGCGAGGGCACCGTGCCCGAGCGCACCCACCGCGCCGTGCACCACGTGCTGGGCGTCCTGCGGGACTGGCTGGCCCGCGACGGCGGCCGGCTGGGCATCGAGGTCGGCGACGACCTGGCCCACGCCGCCGTGCACGGCCTGGTGCGCAGCGCCGCGGCCGAGCACCCCGACCGGTTCGCCGTGGTGCGCGGCGGACAGGTCGTCGAGCAGCGCCTGGTGCCCGCGCCGCGCCCGCAGGGCCAGGCCCCGAACTGGGACACCGTGCTGGTCACCGGCGCCGGCGGCGCCCTGGGCTCGGCCCTGGCGCGGCACCTGGTCGACCGGCACGGCGCGCGCAAGCTCGTGCTGGTCAGCCGCAGCGGGCGGGCCCCGGAGGTCCCCGGCGACGTGGAGGTGGTCACCGCCGCCTGCGACGTGGCCGACCGCGACGCCCTGGCCGCGCTGCTGGCCGAGCACCCCGTCACCGCGGTCGTGCACACCGCGGGCGTGCTCCGGGACGGCACCCTGGGGTCGCTGACGCCCGAGCAGGTCGACGCGGTGCTGCGGCCCAAGGTCGACGCCGCGTGGAACCTGCACGAGTTGGTCGGCGACGTGGACGCGTTCGTGCTCTACTCCTCGATCGCGGGCGTGCTGGGCACCGCGGGCCAGGCCAACTACGCGGCGGGCAACACCTTCCTCGACGCGCTGGCCGAGCACCGCCGCGCGCTGGGCCTCAAGGCGACCTCGCTGGCGTGGGGCCTGTGGGAGACCGGCAGCGCCATGTCCGACGGCCTGTCCGAAGTGGACCGCAAGCGCATCGGCAGGCTGGGGCTCAAGCCGCTGGGCACGCAGGAGGCGCTGGCGGCGTTCGACGCGGCCCTGGCCGGCGACGAGCCGGTGCTCGCCGTCACCGGCCTGGACCGGGCCGCGCTGCGCGAGGACCCGCACCCGGCGCTGCGCGAGCTGGCCCCGCGCAAGGCCAGGGCCCGGCAGGCCGGCGACCGGTTCGCCGCGCTGTCCGAGGGCGACCGGCTGCGCGCGCTCACCGAGCTGGTGCGCACCCAGGTCGCGGCCGTGCTCGGCCACGCCGACCCCGCCGGGGTCGAGGCCGACCGCGCGTTCACCGCGCTGGGCTTCGACTCGCTGACCGCGGTGGAGCTGCGCAACCGGCTGGCCGCCGCGACCGGGCAGAAGCTGCCCACCACGCTGGTGTTCGACCACCCGACGCCCGCCGCGCTCGCCCGGTTCCTGGCGGGCTCGGTCGCGCCCGAGAAGGTCGAGCGCAAGGCCGTGACCCCGGTGGACGAGCCCATCGCGATCGTGGGCATGGCCTGCCGCTACCCGGGCGGCGTGCGCACCCCCGAGGACCTGTGGCAACTGGTCGTCGAGGGCCGCGACGCGGTCAGCGGGTTCCCGACCAACCGCGGCTGGGACCTCGACGCCCTCTACGACCCGGACCCGGAGCGGGCCGGCACGAGCTACACCCGCGAGGGCGGGTTCCTGCACGACGCGGACCTGTTCGACCCGGAGTTCTTCGGCATGTCGCCGCGCGAGGCGCTGGCCACCGACCCCCAGCAGCGGCTGCTGCTGGAGACCGCGTGGGAGGCCATCGAGCGCGCGGGCATCGACCCGTCCGGGCTGCGCGGCAGCCGCACCGGCGTGTTCGCCGGCCTGATGTACCACGACTACGGCAGCGGCGGCGCCCTGCCGCCGGAGCTGGAGGGCTACCTGGCGGGCGGCACGGCCGGCAGCGTCGCGTCCGGGCGGCTGGCCTACGCGCTGGGCCTGGAGGGCCCCGCGATCACCGTCGACACCGCCTGCTCGTCGTCGCTGGTGGCCCTGCACCTGGCCGCGCAGGCGCTGCGCAACGGCGAGTGCGACCTGGCGCTGGCCGGCGGCGCGACGATCATGTCCACGCCCACGCCGTTCGTGGAGTTCTCCCGCCAGCGCGGGCTGTCCCCGGACGGCCGCTGCAAGCCGTTCGCCGCGGCCGCCGACGGCACCGGCTGGGCCGAGGGCGTGGGCCTGCTGCTGGTGGAGCGGCTGTCGGACGCGGTGCGCCACGGGCACCCGGTGCTGGCCGTGGTGCGCGGCACCGCGGTCAACCAGGACGGGGCGTCCAACGGCCTGACCGCGCCCAGCGGCCCGGCGCAGCAGCGGGTCATCCGCGCCGCGCTCGACGCCGCCGGCCTGGGGCCCGCGGACGTGGACGTGGTGGAGGCGCACGGCACCGGCACCACCCTGGGCGACCCGATCGAGGCCGAGGCGCTGCACGCGGTCTACGGCGTCGAGCGCCCCCGGCCCCTGGCGCTGGGCTCGCTGAAGTCCAACATCGGCCACACCCAGGCCGCGGCCGGCGTCGGCGGGATCATCAAGGTGGTGCAGGCCATGCGGCACGGGGTGATGCCCCGCACCCTGCACGTGGACCGGCCCAGCCCGCACGTGGAGTGGTCGGGCGCCATCGAGCTGCTGACCGAGGCGCGCGAGTGGCCGGCCGACCGGCCGCGCCGGGCGGCGGTGTCCTCGTTCGGCATCAGCGGCACCAACGCCCACGTCGTGCTGGAGCAGGCCCCCGAGGCCGCGGCGGAGCCCGCCGCGGTGCAGGGCCCGGTGCCGGTGGTGGTCTCGGCGCGCACGCCCGCCGCCCTGGCCGAGCAGGTGGAGCGGCTGGCCGGCGCGGACGTGCCGCTCGCGGACCTGGCCCACACCCTGGGCACCGGCCGCGCCCTGCTGGAGCACCGCGCCGTGGTGGCCGCCACCGACCCGGCCGACCTGCGCGCGGCGCGGGTGCTGCCGAAGGCCACCGACGGCCGGGTGGCGTTCGTGTTCACCGGCCAGGGCTCGCAGCGGGTGCGGATGGGCCTGGAGCTGGCCGAACGCTTCCCGGTGTTCGCCGAGGCCCTCGACGAGGTGTGCGCGCTGCTCCCGGCGCACGTGCGCGAGGCCGTCGCCTCCGGCGAGGGCCTGGACGAGACCGGCACGGCCCAGCCCGCGCTGTTCGCGGTGGAGGTCGCGCTGGTCCGGCTGCTGGAGTCCTGGGGCGTGCGCCCGGACTTCCTGGCGGGCCACTCCATCGGCGAGATCGCCGCCGCGCACGCCGCCGGCGTGCTGTCCCTGGCCGACGCCGCGAAGCTCGTGGAGGCGCGCGGCCGGCTGATGCAGGCGCTGCCCCGCGGTGGCGCGATGGTCGCCGTCCAGGCCGCCGAGGACGAGGTGGTCCTGCCCGGGGGCGTGGCCGTCGCGGCGGTCAACGGGCCCCGGTCGATCGTGCTCTCCGGTGTCGAGGACGCCGTGCTGCGCGCCGCCGAGGGCCTGCGGGCCAAGCGGCTGGCCGTCAGCCACGCGTTCCACTCGCCGCTGATGGAGCCCATGCTGGAGGAGTTCCGCGAGGTCGTGCGCGGGCTGGAGTTCCACGAGCCCACCACGCCCGTGGTGTCCTCGGTCTCCGCCGACGGCGACTGGACCGACCCGGAGTACTGGGTGCGGCACGTGCGCGAGACCGTCCGCTTCGCCGACGCCGCCCGGCGGCTGGTCGAGGCGGGCGTGACCACCTTCGTCGAGGTCGGCCCGGACGCGGTGCTGTCCGGCCTGCTCGGCGCGGTGCTGCCGGAGGGCTCGGCCGCGCTGCCCGCGCTGCGCCGCGACCGCCCCGAGGCGGCCACCGCGGTGGAGCTGTTCGCGACCCTGCACGCCAGGGGCGTGGCCGTGGACTGGTCGGCCTTCCCCGGCCGGCGGGCGGTGCTGCCCACCTACCCGTTCCAGCGCGAGCGGTACTGGCTGACCACCCGCGCCCGCGCCGGCGCCGGGCACCCGGTGCTCGACCCGGCGGTGCCCGTGGCGGGCACCGGGGAGGTGCTGTTCACCGGCCGCACCGACCGGCGGCTCACCGCGGCCGGCCTGGCCGGGCTGGCCTGGCACGCCGGCCGCGAGGTCGGCCACCCGGTGCTGGACCTCGACGTCGACTCGCTGCCCGAGGACGCCGAGGTGCGCGTGCAGGTCAAGGTCGGCGCGCCCGAGGACGGGCGGCGCCCGGTCACCGTGCACTCCTGGCGCGACGGCTGGGTCGAGCACGCCCGCGGCACCCTGGCCGCGGGACCGGCGGTGGACGCGCGGGTCGACCTGGACCTGGTCGCCCGCGACGACCTCGACCCGGTGCTCTGGCGCGGGCTGCGCGCCACCGCGCCGGGCACGGCCGTGCGCTTCGACGGCGAGGCGTTCCGCGACGAGGCGGGCGCCGAGGTGGCCCGGGTGGACGAGGTGTCCTTCCGCGCCCTGGGCACCGCGCTCTACGAGGTGCGGTGGCAACCGGTGGAGCTGCCCGCCGCCGACGGGCCCGAGCCGGAGGTGCTGCGGGTCGAGGCCGGGCCGGACCCGGTGACCACCGCGCACACCGCCACCCGGCGGGTGCTGGCCGAGCTGCGCCGCCGCGCCGCGGGCACCGGGCGGCTGGTGGTGCTCACGCCCGACCCGGCCGACCCCGGCATCGCCGCGGTCTGGGGCCTGGTGCGCGCCGCCCAGGCCGAGGCGCCCGACCGGATCGTGCTGGTCGGCGGCGAGCCGGCCCGGCTGGCCCCGGTGGTGGCCTCGGGCGAGCCGCAGGTGCTGCTGCGCGACGGCGGGGCGTTCGCGCCCCGGCTGGTGCGCGCGGAGCCCCGTCGGGTCGAGCCGGCCGACCTGGTGGTGCACCGGGTCGAACCGCCCGCGGCCGCCGTGCTCGGCGCGCTCACCGACGAGGCGCTGGACGAGGTGCTGCGCGAGGTCGTGGACGCGGCGTGGAAGCTGCACGAGGCCGAACCGGAGCGGACCCTGGCGTTCGCGTCCACCGTGGACGGGCTGGGGGTGACCGGTCAGGCCCACTACGCGGCCGGCGCGGCGTTCCTGGAGGCCCTGGCCCGGCTGCGCCGCGAGGCCGGGCAGCCGGGCGCGTTCGTGGTGCTGCCCGCCGAGGCCGACGACGACGCGCTGGGGGCGGCGGTCCGGGCGGGGCTGCCCGCCGTGGTCGCGGCGCCGGTGTCGGCGCTGCCCGCGAGCCCGCTGCTGCGCGACCTGGTGCGCCCGGCGCCGGCGGCGACGCTGGCCGAGCGGCTGGCGGGCGTGGCCGAGGGCGACCGGCACCGGGTGGCCGCCGAGGTGGTGCGCGAGCAGGTGGCCGCGGTGCTGGGCCACGGCGACCCGCGCCGGGTGGACCTGGAGCGGCCGTTCGGCGACCTGGGCTTCGACTCGCTGACCTCGGTCGACCTGCGCAACCGGCTGGCCGCGGCCACCGGCGTGCGGCTGGAGGCCACGCTGGTGTTCGACCACCCCACGCCCGCCGCGCTCACCGAGGTGCTGCTGGCGCGCGTCGCGCCCGCCGAGCGGCCCGTGCCGCCCGCGCTGGCCGAGCTGGACCGGCTGGAGGCGGTGCTGGCCGGCATCGGCCA